A window of Mytilus edulis chromosome 10, xbMytEdul2.2, whole genome shotgun sequence contains these coding sequences:
- the LOC139491384 gene encoding uncharacterized protein yields the protein MAAASDGQSKFNSVQQEMLGLRGTSKKEIKRQYNPRANRESFPPVSPDGSTDIEQDTKQFNSEDLESKPLTRLEDICVAVSDSTDETTVKEELSEKENGTDLTRVKEHLLDQRNGNRIPTSPIFLSGTSDETKVQEMSLEQQHMIQFTRVNEPSLDQANGNSTSYCVNSTERVVKTIVISETAGGPHEMAIQPTNVELEERITVLEKDNRLLKDRIDDFYRNENVKHFQTDQQQSAHAEHDKKIKGLEQQFESLQLKVQQLENENQKLRQSMHFPATVDEWLGIDILNIEKRVLNDKLVTYFSKAFIPSHLGLTGEYFGFTDSEVCHIRHDTKDNSRESCRQLLKNWCNKKGDTATIGALLLTLYKVSQQEPSCLDVKSIKKALKKANNSQIL from the exons ATGGCTGCAGCAAGTGACGGACAATCTAAATTTA ATTCAGTACAACAAGAGATGTTGGGTCTAAGAGGTACATCTAAAAAG GAAATAAAAAGACAATACAACCCAAGAGCAAATAG AGAAAGCTTCCCACCTGTGTCCCCTGATGGCAGTACAGATATAGA ACAAGACACAAAACAGTTCAACAGTGAAGACTTAGAAAGTAAGCCGCTGACGCGACTTGAAGATATATGTGTAGCTGTGAG TGATTCAACAGACGAAACAACAGTCAAAGAAGAGTTATCCGAAAAAGAAAATGGAACAGATTTAACAAGAGTTAAAGAACATCTTTTAGATCAAAGAAATGGGAACAG AATTCCAACATCGCCGATTTTTTTAAGTGGTACATCAGATGAAACAAAAGTCCAAGAAATGTCATTAGAGCAGCAACATATGATACAGTTCACAAGGGTTAATGAACCGTCATTAGATCAAGCAAATGGGAACAG CACATCGTATTGTGTCAATTCGACAGAAAGAGTAGTAAAAACAATAGTGATAAGTGAAACAGCTGGGGGTCCCCATGAAATGGCAATACa ACCAACTAATGTTGAATTGGAAGAGCGGATTACAGTGTTAGAAAAAGACAACAGATTGTTAAAGGACAG GATAGACGATTTTTATAGAAACGAAAACGTCAAACATTTTCAAACAGATCAGCAGCAGTCAGCACATGCTGAACATGACAAGAAAAT TAAAGGTTTGGAACAACAATTTGAGTCCTTGCAGCTTAAGGTACAGCAGCTAGAAAATGAAAACCAGAAACTTAGACAAAG CATGCATTTTCCAGCAACAGTAG ATGAATGGTTGGGAATTGACATCTTGAATATAGAAAAGAGGGTGTTGAACGACAAACTAGTTACATATTTCAGTAAAGCATTCATTCCGTCGCACCTCGGTTTAACTGGAGAGTATTTTGGATTTACTGATAGTGAAGTATGTCACATAAGGCATGACACAAAGGACAATTCCAGAGAGTCTTGTCGACAATTGCTCAAAAACTGGTGTAATAAAAAAGGCGATACAGCAACCATCGGTGCTCTACTACTGACGCTTTATAAAGTCTCACAACAGGAACCATCATGTTTAGAtgtaaaaagtattaaaaaagctTTGAAAAAGGCAAACAATTCTCAGATTTTGTAG
- the LOC139492470 gene encoding mesotocin receptor-like → MYNLNSSIFLNQMKDKIPTYINIMLDTLSTNLKDADWYNEMHSLYWEQTMRHRNNKEMKINANSPMNFSKSLNSTDSIRMDTIEGFVVITLGLVCTIGNFSCMVLIVCHRKFRKTTIVILCHHCFLDLVKSLYLFPYGYSLMTSLPAPYCNWIGSSYVFIVTTSAYNMMALVVNQDYELLLPRYRHDDCSCVLFGIFIIWFVSFLLNLGISIIPSNTDFNAEIGICLFLYGYNYSYIIHVLWIILVTIAVSSSLMFFCRMRGKLITDIKRYKWRKIHESLTDEFEKHLDFNIEYGETDVSMKAQRKTILSQLRTTRIFMLIVISFIVFWYPLFILTLGDFHFKVTPSVYRILTIIAWSHPITTPILCSLVLRDIEFKGYTLRDISSNLIPLRRVSSRRHHYKNTDVFDFDCKSHLDNEVSDDHLQSEDEEYKCIGFANQQLIPDKVTSTV, encoded by the exons ATGTATAATCTGAATTCATCAATATTCCTAAATCAAATGAAGGATAAAATACCAACGTATATCAATATCATGTTAGACACATTAAGTACAAACTTAAAAGATGCAGACTGGTATAATGAAATGCATAGCTTGTATTGGGAACAGACAATGCGCCACAGGAACA ATAAGGAGATGAAAATCAATGCAAATTCACCGATGAACTTTAGTAAGTCACTAAATTCAACAGACTCAATTAGGATGGATACTATAGAAGGATTTGTGGTTATTACTTTAGGCTTAGTTTGTACAATTGGAAACTTTTCTTGTATGGTACTTATTGTTTGTCACAGAAAATTCCGTAAAACGACTATAGTTATTCTATGTCATCACTGCTTTCTTGATTTGGTCAAATCTCTTTACCTCTTTCCTTATGGGTATAGTTTAATGACGTCACTTCCAGCTCCGTACTGCAATTGGATTGGTTCATCGTATGTGTTCATTGTCACAACGTCTGCTTACAACATGATGGCGCTTGTTGTCAACCAGGATTATGAACTCTTGCTTCCAAGGTATAGGCACGATGATTGTTCGTGTGTTTTATTCGGAATATTTATTATTTGGTTTGTAAGCTTCTTGCTAAATCTAGGAATTTCAATTATTCCATCAAATACAGACTTTAATGCTGAAATCGGAATTTGCTTATTTCTTTATGGGTATAATTACAGTTATATTATTCATGTTCTGTGGATAATCTTAGTTACTATAGCTGTGTCCTCGTCGTTAATGTTTTTCTGTAGGATGCGTGGAAAGTTAATCACTGATATAAAAAGGTACAAATGGCGGAAAATTCACGAGTCCCTCACAGACGAATTCGAAAAACATCTTGATTTTAATATCGAATACGGAGAGACAGATGTTAGCATGAAGGCACAACGTAAAACTATTCTTTCACAATTAAGGACAACGAGAATTTTCATGCtgattgttatttcatttatagtcttttggTATCCTCTTTTCATCCTTACACTTGGTGATTTCCATTTCAAAGTCACTCCATCAGTATATCGAATACTAACGATAATTGCATGGAGTCATCCCATAACAACGCCAATATTGTGTAGTCTTGTTTTACGTGATATTGAATTCAAAGGATATACTCTACGTGATATTTCCTCAAATTTGATTCCCTTGCGACGGGTTTCTTCGCGAAGACACCATTACAAGAATACAGATGTTTTCGACTTTGACTGTAAATCCCATTTAGATAACGAGGTATCAGACGATCATTTACAATCAGAAGATGAAGAATATAAATGCATTGGATTTGCAAATCAACAGTTAATTCCAGATAAGGTAACGAGCACGGTATGA